The genomic DNA AGGCGTATGGCTTGTATCTTCAACGCTTCCCAGAGTCTGAGATTACTTGGGTCGTCTATGTAGGTGAGGCGCATTCCATTCAAAGTCGACATATAGGAGTGGGCCAGAAGGTCATGCGGGTCGGGATAGAACACCCCCATCTTCTGTCCCTCCTCCAGTACGGGACTCACCGATTCAATAAAATCGGACACAAAGCCGTCCAGCTCCTCGAACAAGGCCGGATAGCGATCGAGCCTAGCCAACACCTGCTGGACAAGGCGGAGGAATTCACTTTTTTCTGAAAAAATCGTGACATGACGGTCGACCATGGCCGTAATGATTTCCATAGGGTCACCGGTAAACGTCCCCTGGATGTCGAGGAAATGTGGTTTGATTTCCTCAAGCTGTTCCAGAATCACGGTCTCATAGAGCATTTCCTTCGTCTCGAAATAAGTGAAGACCGTTCCGAAGCTTACACCTGCTTCCTTTGCGATATCCGCTACAGTCGTCTCGAAATAGCCCTTTTCGCTGAAGATTTTGCTTGCAGCACGAAAGATCCGGTCGCGTTTAAGCCTCTTCTTTTCCTCCATCGATGGTTTCATGGCGTATCTCCCTTAAAATTGATTGATTGATCAATCAATAATATACACCCAAACATTTCCATCGTCAATGCCTATTTTCAAAAATTCAGAATCAAGAAGACAACAGCCATTCTTCCCTGGTCAATGCATAAATCGCCTGCCTCGCCCCGAATCGCTCCACTTCTTCTTCCACTCTCATCCCGAGATTTTCCAATAGCCTGCATGATCGTTCATTCAACACTTGGGTTTCAGCCACGATGCGATGGAGCTCCAGCTTCTGAAAGCCATGAGTCAACACTGCAGCCACGGCTTCCTTGGCGTATCCCTTCCCCCAGTACTCCGGTAAAAACTGATAGGACACCTCCGTATCCTGGCCATTATGATGGGTCGAAAGGGATACTCCTCCATGAAATGTACCGTCCTTCAAATCGCGAACAGCCCAGTGGAGCTGCTGTCCCATCACTGCCATCAACCCTTCAAAATCCAGATCGGTCCTGACTCCGCCAAGATATCGCCTGACCTCTTCGTCTGCATATAACCTCCTGATGGACGGGATATCCTTATCCGTCATACGCTCGATTGAACATCTCTCAGTTCTCATCATCTTTCTTACCCCAGCTTTCCCTGATTTCGTTCACGATGACATCCGGTCGGTCCCAATGAATCAAATGGGATGCCTGAGGGATATCCTTCACAATCGCCTTGGCACCATCTTTAAACAACGTAGCCATATGAATCCGGTTTTCCTCACGATGAGGCGGCAGTGTTGCACGCAAAAGGACGATCCCCCGTGGCAATCGATCATAATGCTCAAGGACTTCATGCCGGTGCATGGCCATGACGTATCCTGCACCCGTTTCCCCCCGTGCGTGCCAATAATATCGCCCATCCTTCATCAAAGCAAGATCTTCTCCTGCGCGGTCCAGAGCTTCTGACCTCCTGGTTCCGCTGTATACCGCTTCATTCAGGAACTCTTCCCATGTACTCCAAGAATCTTCAAAATCCTTGCGGTAATACGCGGCTTCATCGGCTTCACTAATACTTCCAAGGCTCTTCGCCTGGTAGCCTCCGTCAATCAGGATGGAGCCCCTTACCTTGTCACGGTTCTCCAACAGATAGAATAAATGGGCGAAACTTCCCCAGGAGTGGGAGAGAAAATAGAAGTCTTCCAGTTTCAGTGCTTGGATGACCCCCTCCAGCCACTCAGCCATCCTTGGCATTTCATAGTCTTCCGGATTTGCAAAAGGGGCAGTCCGGCCATGACCGGGTGCATCAACGGCGATGATCCTGAATTCATCTTTTAATTCCTCAGCAATTTCAATGAAACTGAGAGCCGTACTGCCCAGGCCGTGCAGGCAGAAAATCACAGGTCGATCTTGTTGCCCCCATTCCGTGATATGAATGGCATTGTCTATCCAATAATCTCTCATCTTGTACCTCCAATGGCATTTTTTTCTATTTTATTTTACCAAAAAAGTGCCCAAAAGGAAGGACCTTTTGGACACTCTGGACTTTATACGTTTGCATTGATGGTTTCCAAGTTTTTTAGAATGGCATCTGTGATTTCTTCAGTATCGTAATGCCCCCCGATATCCCTTGTCAAGATACCTTGGCGTGTTGTTTCGGCAATGGCCTGATGGATTTGCTCCGCTTCCTTCTTTAACCCCAGATGATCAAGCATCAGTGCTGCACTCCCGATGGCCCCGATCGGATTTGAAATGCCCTTGCCTGCAATATCAGGGGCAGATCCATGAACGGACTCGAACATACTTGGGCTCTTTTTCTCTGGATTGAGATTGGCACTTGCCGCCAGACCGAGGCTTCCTGCCAGGGCACTTCCCAGATCGGATAGAATATCGGCAAACAGATTGGAGGCAACGACGACTTCCAATTCTTCAGGTCGGAGGACGAAATTGGCTGCCATGGCATCCACCAGCCACTGATCCGTCTCCACATCCGGATAATCTAGACTCACCCGGGCAAATACTTCATCCCATAGGACCATACCGTACTGCTGGGCATTGCTTTTCGTGACACTTGTGACCTTCTTCCGCTTTCTGGTCCTTGCAAGGTCGAAGGCAAAACGGATAATTCTCTCACACCCATGCTCCGTGAAAAGCGCTGACTGGACGGCTACTTCCTTCCCCGGTCCCCTGCCTGAAAAATTCCGGCCGCCGATGCCTGAATATTCCCCTTCGGAATTCTCACGGATCAGTATCCAGTTCAGGGTATCCACACTGGGATGATTGAGCCTGCGTGGTACCCCGGGCAAAAATTCAATCGGTCTGATGTTCGCCCATTGATCCATCCCTTGACAGATGGCGAGCCTCAGGCCCCAAAGACTGACGTGATCGGGCACACCAGGGAATCCGACTGCTCCGAAATAGATGGCATCATATTCCCGGAGTGTATCCACACCATCCTCATCCATCATCTTCCCCGTCTTCAGATAGTACTCACATCCCCATGGAAAGTAGTCTGTTTGAAAGCTGAAGCGCCCATCCGAATTCTCTGCCAGATGATTCATCACCCTCAGCCCCTGCTCCACAACTTCCCCACCGATCCCGTCTCCCGGGATTACTGCGATCTTGAACACATTTGTTTGATCCACCATGTTTCCTCCCCCTCCATCTTCAACAGATGTTATTGCTTCCAATCATAATTAACGAATACATTATTGTCAATAAATTACGAAAAATAAGTTTTTATCTATCTTTATTGACATCAACGTATACATTAGTTTAATATTCAGAATAGTTAGACGTATAGATTGACAAAAATTGAAAGCGTTATCAATTAAAGGGGGAATGGTTGAAATGACATCCTTTCATGGTGCATGGAGTCAATTATGGAGGTGGAACGACCAGATCAAAGATCAGGTCCTGTATCTCACTGGATTGGGCGGGGCAGAGAGAGTCAAGCAAACAGGGGCAGGGCGGGAACTTCCTGCTGATCCGTCACCGGAAAACAAGCGGAACTATACGAATACTCAACGTGCAGGATTGATCACAGGACCCGTCCTTTTTGCACTGATCCATTTTTTCTTTACGTTCGGGAGCATCCCCGATCAGGCTTCCACTATGCTCGGGATTGTCGCATGGGTCGCCACATGGTGGGTGACAGAAGCTTTACCGATCCCTCTTACTTCATTACTTCCGCTGATTCTTTTCCCACTGCTGGGCATCATGGACACAGGATCTGTCTCTGCTTCATACGGTGATTCACTGATCTTTTTATTTGCCGGCAGTTTCATGATCGCCCTGTCCATGGAAAAGTGGAATCTTCATAAACGCATTGCACTGAGCATCATCGGGTTCATCGGTACCAATCCGGGAATGATCATCCTCGGGTTCATGACTGCTACCGGGTTCCTTTCTATGTGGATCTCCAATACGGCAACGACGATGCTGATGATCCCGATGGCCCTTGCCGTGATGAAGCAGCTCAGCCATTCATTAAAACAGTCCCAGAACCAATTGGACCAAGAGAATGCCGAGTTTAATTTCGGTCATTCCCTCATGCTCGGAACTGCCTATGCAGCGACTCTCGGAGGATTCGGTACATTGATCGGGGCCCCCGCCAATACGATTCTCGCTGCCACTGTGAAAAAACTATATGATGTTGAGATCTCCTTTGCACAATGGATGCTTTTCGGTATTCCATTGGTCGTAGTGCTCATTCCACTCGTGTGGTTTTATCTCACAAAGATTGCCTACCCGATCAGGATCAAACAGCTGTCCGGTGGTAAAGAAGTCATCAAGAATGAGCAACAATCATTAGGACGCATGGGGTATGAAGAAAAGGTGGTACTCACCATCTTCACCCTCACCGCCCTTGCCTGGATCACACGCAGCTTTTTTCTCTCGACATTCATCCCCGGGATAGACGACACCGTCATCGCACTCATCGCGGCGTTTGCGCTGTTTATCATTCCTGCGAAGACTCAATCGGGAAGTATCATGGACTGGGAGACTGCGAAGAAACTGCCATGGGGGATCTTGTGGCTATTCGGTGGGGGACTGGCGATTGCAGCCGGCATCACCAGCTCCGGACTTGCTCAATGGATCGGGGGGCTTCTGGTCAATTTCACGGAAGTACCCGTGTGGCTCACACTGCTTCTCATCATCAGTACCATCACAGCGCTAACTGAGTTCACATCAAACACGGCCACGGCCACGATGGTCTATCCGATCGTAGCCGCCGCGGCAACTGCCTTGAACGCAGATCCTATTCTATTAATGGTAGCGGGATGCATGGGGGCTACATTTGCTTTTATGTTCCCGGTAGCCGCCCCGCCAAATGCCATTGCGTTCGCAACTGGATACATTAAAATGAGTTCAATGGCAAAGACCGGTATTTGGTTAAACCTGCTTTGTCTTCTCTTCTCCCTTTTGATTATGACCACACTGGCTCCGGCCATTTTCAGCGGGATGATTCCGTAAGATCACAAAAATAACCAAGCCTGGAATCCTTAGTGTCAGGATCCTCGGCTTGGTTATGATCAGGATGCTATTGGTCAATCGTACTCATGACTCCGATGATTTCTTTCCTGGCCCGCTGACGATGTGATTGCATCACTTTTCTGGCAGCCTCACCATCCCTTGCCCTCATACAGGCGATGATTGCCTTGTGCTCAAGGATGGACCGTTCAGGTGCCGGACGATTATGTATGGTAAATAGCCTTGCCCGGTATAAATGATCTGAGTGGATATCGACGACAACATTCAGACGTTGATGCTGGGCAAGCTTTATGATCAGGCTATGAAATTCGTCATCCAGTTTGGCCCATTTCATGAGATCATCTTCCTCAATGGCCTGCTCCTGTTCCCTTACCAGCAGCTCCAACTGCTCTAAATCGGGCTCAGCCACTGTGCCTGTCGCCTTCTCTGCTGCCAGCCCGTCGAGGCTTTCGGCGATTTCATAAATCTCTTCAAGATCCTCCCGCACAATTGGTTCAACGATGAAACCTCTCCTTGGAATAATCTTGACCATCCCGTCTGTCTCTAATCTCACTAGAGCTTCCCTTACAGGTGTCCGGCTCATTTCCAACACCTCTGCCAGTTCCCTTTCCAATACAGCGCTTCCAGGAGGAAGAAGGAGTTCACGGATCGCCATCCGCATGATGTGATACGCTTTTTGCGGTAAGCGAAGCCCTGCCATCTCCTCCATCCCATCGATGAATCCCTTAAGCTTAGCCCCAATATCCGTCTCATGTATCGATACTTCCATGTATTTGAATGACTGATCTTTCTTTTCCATGATCTTTTCATTCCCTCTTTTCCTTACTGAAAGAATCTTTCTTCCCTTATTTTATCAGAAAACCCAAGCTTCGCCCATTCTCTCAACTATTCCTCCCATATAAAAAAGGGAGTCCGCTAAAACGGCTCCCTTCTCACCTTGCTGATTATTTCTTGAACACCTTATCAATGATCTCATCCGTCGTCATGCCGCTCTCGACTTCGAACGTTCCTGGACGAAGATTGTTCTCGAGTTTACGCTTTTCGACGCGCTTGTAGAAATCGAGACCGTCTTTGATGATATTGGCTTTTTCCAGTGCGTTCCCTACATCGATGCTGGTCATTCCGTCAGACACAGTAAGGACGGTTTTATATACGATCTTTTCTTTTGCAGGCTGATCGTCCGCTTTTTCTGCTTCCTGTTTATCCTCATCACCCTTATGGATGGCGAATCCTTTTGACGTAAGATGCTGGATCATTTCGTCATCCGTCATCTGTTCCTTGACGGTCTTGGTCTCGGGTTTGGCTGTCGTCGTTTTCGCTTCCGGTTGATCGGTGAAAAGGTAGACTCCGCCGGTCACGGTTGCGGCGACAAGAAGGCCTGAGGCAAAACTGCGCAATGTATTTGGTCTCATTGGGCAACCATGCTCCTTTCAGCCTTTTTTGTCATATATGGTGTAAGCATGCGTTCGACTTCTACGGTCGGGAGCTGCTGCTCTGATGCGATGCTTTCAATGGAGTATCCACGCTTATGAAGATCTAACATTTCTCGGAGCACGCGGCGTTCATCGGATGTTGCCGGTACTGCACCTGCCTGCTGTGCGGTAATTTCCGCGTCCAGCTGCATGGCGCGCATCTGCTTTTCCAATTCGTGCACCTCATTCATCACCGAAATCGACATGTGCTCAACCTGTTGTTCGAGCTGATATTTCGACTGGCTCGTCTTAACAAACGATAAAATGAGCAGCACAACAGCCGCACCAAACAAAATGGCGATTATCCATCCCATCTTATGTTCCTCCTTCTATGTAACAATTTATCAAACTAAATTATACCCTGAACCCTGTCACAATTCGATTTTTATCGACAAAACACGACTTTGATCCTGTACCTATACCATTATATAACAACCTCATTGGGATTTGTATCCTGTTTTTCTTTACAAGTTTATGACGATTCTTCACCCTATTTCACGAATAGATCATCACGAAATGCAGGACGGCTTCGGTTTCTTCCAGGTTCGAATAGCCATGGGGTTGATCAGCAGGGAATTGGATGGAATCGTATTGTTCAAGGGAATAAATCCGGTCACCCACCCTCACCTCCACCCTTCCTTCCATCACGGTTACATATTCCTTCACTCCCGTCTGATGGGCATCGGCCATATAATGACTGTGCGGCTTCAGGAAGGCCCTGTGGGTTTCAAGCGATCCATAGTGGGAGGTGGAAAACATCGGCTCAAGGGTCAGGGAACCATCGGCACTCAACACCTTGCTCCCTTCATTCTTCCTGGACACCTTTACCTGCTGCTTTTCCATCAGTAAAGAGGAAATCGGGATCGACAGGCCATTGGCGATCTTCCAGATGATCGTCAGTGAGGGATTGGCCTCCCCACGCTCGATGTTCCCAAGGGTCAGTTTGCTGACGCCGGTCAAATCGGCAAGGGCCTGCAAACTTAAATTCTGTTCCCCGCGCACGTCTCTCAGGATGGTTCCGATATGCTTGGCAAGCGATTCGGGATCTTCCCATGTGTTCATACTCATCTCTCCTTCCATTGTCGGAAAATTTCATCAACCAGCTGGTTGTCGGTTTGTAATTGGTATATTATAGTTATCATATAGTCTACTATACTTAACCAAAGGGTGACTGACTCATGAAAGAACTTCTTCTTGGCATTGTCTCGTCCATGTTCTTTGCCGTTACATTCATTTTGAATCGTTCCATGGAGCTGTCCGGGGGGAGCTGGATGTGGAGTGCGTCCCTCCGTTTCCTGTTCATGCTTCCGTTTTTCCTTCTCATTGTACTTGCAAGGAAGAATATGAAACAAGTATTTCTTGAACTCAAATCGAATCCTGGTGCGTGGCTGCTTTGGAGCTTTTTCGGTTTCGTCCTGTTCTATGCCCCATTGACCTACGCCGCCACCTATGGACCGGGCTGGCTCGTAGCGGGCACATGGCAGTTCACGATCGTAGCGGGGATCCTGCTCGCACCTCTCTTTTTCACCACTGGGCCAGACGGAAGCAAACAGCGTCATCGCATCCAAAAGAAAGCACTGATCATTTCCCTTCTCATCCTTACAGGTGTGATCTTCATCCAGCAGCAGCAAGCTGCCGAGCTGACACCCATCCAGATGTTGATGGGCATCCTGCCGGTTCTCATAGCGACCTTTGCCTATCCACTCGGTAACCGTAAAATGATGAGCTTATGCAACGGACGGCTGGATACGTTCCAGCGGATCCTCGGCATGACGATTGCAAGCCTTCCCTTCTGGCTGATCCTGAGCGCACTCGCCATATGGAAAGCGGGCTTCCCGAGTGGCGGGCAAGTGACTCAATCCTTTGTTGTAGCAGTGTGCTCAGGCGTGATTGCCACTACCCTGTTCTTTATTGCCACGAACCGGGTCCGTCATCATCAAGGGAAGCTCGCCTCAGTCGAAGCCACGCAGTCGACCCAGGTCCTGTTCGTCATGGCCGGTGAAGCCATCTTCCTGTCGAGCCCGCTTCCGACCGGCATTGCAGCCGTCGGGATCCTGTTGATCATCGCCGGGATCATCGGCCATACATTGAATATGAAAAAGATGAATGCCCTCCGCCCCGTCACCCTTCAGAAGAGCTCTTCATAAGAAAAAGCGTCCTGCCCTGGACGCTTTTCTTCATGATGACTCCATATTCTTCTGCACTTTCTTCAGTAACCCCAGCAGCTGATGCTGCTCCTCGCGATCGAGACCATGAAACTGGGTGGCTTGGACCTGCTCCTGCTGCGGCACCACTTCGTCGTAGAGCTCCCGCCCGCTTGCTGTAAGGGTGATGGTTTTCGTCTTCCACTGCTGTTCACGTTGCACGTATCCCAGTTTCTCCATCTTCGTGATGAGCTGCGTAATATTGCCTTTGGTGACGAACAATTTCTCACCGAGCTCCTTCTGTGTAAGCTTCCCGTGCACCCCCACCTGGGTCAGGCAGTCGAACTGTGCACTGGTGAGTCCCCATTTCTTGAGGTGATCATTGTTTTCCTTGATGCTGTGATTGTATACCCGTGAGAGACGGAACCATAGCATCAGGCCAAGGCGCTTTTCCTTCATGGAAAATGATTTGCTCATTTTCCTTCCCCCCCTCGTGCCTCTGGAAGGCGCTTGATCTTTGATTCGATTTCCCCTCTTCTTCCTTCGAGGAACGGCGGCAGGGAAAGGTTCCTGCCGAGACGGTCACGGGTCTCATCGGTTTCGAACCCCGGTCCGTCAGTGGCCAGTTCAAACAAGATGCCGCTTGGATCATGAAAATAGGTGGATCTGAAGTAATGTCGATCAATCAATCCCGACGTTTTGACCCCATGACTCTCCAGATGATCGATCCACTTATCGAGCTCTGCCTCATCGTTCACCCGGAATGCGACATGATGGACGCCACCGCGCCCTTGGCGTTCTTTCGGTCCATCTTGTTCGAGAAGATGCACCTCAGATCCTCTCCCGCCGGATCCTGTTGTGAACATCCGAACCTTCCCTTCATCCCCGCTGTCCTTTTTCACAAACCCTAGTATCTCTTCCAGGAAGCGTTCAGTCGCTCCCGTATCCTTTACCGTTAACTGCACAGGACCGAGGCCACTGATGGCATACGCCTGAGGAACCGTACTCCCTGACCACGCATTTCTCTCAGCACCCGAATCCGCCATCAGCTGCATCCGGTGACCTTCGCGGTCCCTGAACCCGAGGACGCTATATCCATACCGGTTGGAAATCCCGTCATGCTCAACCCCGAATTCCTGGAACCGGCTTCGCCAATAGTCCAGAATTTCTTCTGACGGCACTAGTAATGACACGAGGGAGATGCTGTCCGTTCCAGCATGATTCTTAGCCAGGTTGGGGATTTCAAAAAAGGTCAGCTCCGAGCCCGGACTTCCCGTTTCATCCCCATAGAATAGATGATAATAAAAGGGGTTGTCCTGGTTCACCGTCGTCTTTACGAGGCGCATGCCGAGGATGTCCCGATAAAAAGGCAGGTTCACTGCCGCATTGGCTGTAAGTGATGAGATATGATGGATTCCTTTGAGTTCCATGATGCGTCCTCCCTGAATGTTTCTTACTTGCATCTTTTCTTGTGATTATGTATTATCAGTTTAGTACTAAACTTAAAAACCGTCAAGCATGCGGCCCAGCCGCATTCAATAAGAAGGAAAAAGGAGAGATCTGCCTTGAACCATCTAAAAGGAATCCATCACGTGACCGCCATCACGAGCAGTGCGGAAAAGAATTATGAATTTTTCACCTACGTCCTCGGGATGCGCCTTGTGAAAAAGACCGTCAATCAGGATGATATCCAGACGTACCATCTTTTCTTTGCCGATGACAAAGGAAGTGCCGGAACCGATATGACGTTCTTTGACTTCCCTAACATTCCACGTGGGGTACACGGAACGAATGAAATCACGAAAACATCCTTCCGCGTACCGAGTGACGAAGCCCTTGACTACTGGGTCAAACGCTTCGATCGCTTGAAGATCGACCACAGTGGCATCACGACACGCTTCGGGAAAAAGACCCTTTCTTTCACCGACTTCGATGATCAGCAGTACCAATTGATCTCAGATGAGAAGAACGAAGGAGTCCCTGCAGGCACCCCATGGCAGGATGGACCGGTTCCATTGGAATATGCCATCACAGGTCTAGGACCGATCTTCATCCGCATCCAGGACCTCGACTATTTCAAAAAACTGATGGAAATGGTCCTTCAATTTAAGGAAATCGGTCATGAAGGAAGCTTCCACCTGTTCGAGGTCGGGGAAGGCGGAAACGGGGCGCAGGTCGTCGTGGAGCACAATACCGTCCTTCCGAGCGCCCAACAAGGCTTTGGTACCGTCCACCACGTGGCCTTCCGCGTCGAGGACCGTGCTGTTCTTGATGAATGGACCAAACGCATGGAAGAGTTCGGATTCCGTACGTCCGGGTATGTGAACCGCCACTTCTTCGAATCACTCTATGCCCCTGTGGCACCACAGATC from Rossellomorea marisflavi includes the following:
- a CDS encoding TetR/AcrR family transcriptional regulator, with amino-acid sequence MKPSMEEKKRLKRDRIFRAASKIFSEKGYFETTVADIAKEAGVSFGTVFTYFETKEMLYETVILEQLEEIKPHFLDIQGTFTGDPMEIITAMVDRHVTIFSEKSEFLRLVQQVLARLDRYPALFEELDGFVSDFIESVSPVLEEGQKMGVFYPDPHDLLAHSYMSTLNGMRLTYIDDPSNLRLWEALKIQAIRLFGPYHHPGGARKW
- a CDS encoding GNAT family N-acetyltransferase, whose amino-acid sequence is MMRTERCSIERMTDKDIPSIRRLYADEEVRRYLGGVRTDLDFEGLMAVMGQQLHWAVRDLKDGTFHGGVSLSTHHNGQDTEVSYQFLPEYWGKGYAKEAVAAVLTHGFQKLELHRIVAETQVLNERSCRLLENLGMRVEEEVERFGARQAIYALTREEWLLSS
- a CDS encoding alpha/beta fold hydrolase: MRDYWIDNAIHITEWGQQDRPVIFCLHGLGSTALSFIEIAEELKDEFRIIAVDAPGHGRTAPFANPEDYEMPRMAEWLEGVIQALKLEDFYFLSHSWGSFAHLFYLLENRDKVRGSILIDGGYQAKSLGSISEADEAAYYRKDFEDSWSTWEEFLNEAVYSGTRRSEALDRAGEDLALMKDGRYYWHARGETGAGYVMAMHRHEVLEHYDRLPRGIVLLRATLPPHREENRIHMATLFKDGAKAIVKDIPQASHLIHWDRPDVIVNEIRESWGKKDDEN
- a CDS encoding tartrate dehydrogenase, with translation MVDQTNVFKIAVIPGDGIGGEVVEQGLRVMNHLAENSDGRFSFQTDYFPWGCEYYLKTGKMMDEDGVDTLREYDAIYFGAVGFPGVPDHVSLWGLRLAICQGMDQWANIRPIEFLPGVPRRLNHPSVDTLNWILIRENSEGEYSGIGGRNFSGRGPGKEVAVQSALFTEHGCERIIRFAFDLARTRKRKKVTSVTKSNAQQYGMVLWDEVFARVSLDYPDVETDQWLVDAMAANFVLRPEELEVVVASNLFADILSDLGSALAGSLGLAASANLNPEKKSPSMFESVHGSAPDIAGKGISNPIGAIGSAALMLDHLGLKKEAEQIHQAIAETTRQGILTRDIGGHYDTEEITDAILKNLETINANV
- a CDS encoding SLC13 family permease, which gives rise to MTSFHGAWSQLWRWNDQIKDQVLYLTGLGGAERVKQTGAGRELPADPSPENKRNYTNTQRAGLITGPVLFALIHFFFTFGSIPDQASTMLGIVAWVATWWVTEALPIPLTSLLPLILFPLLGIMDTGSVSASYGDSLIFLFAGSFMIALSMEKWNLHKRIALSIIGFIGTNPGMIILGFMTATGFLSMWISNTATTMLMIPMALAVMKQLSHSLKQSQNQLDQENAEFNFGHSLMLGTAYAATLGGFGTLIGAPANTILAATVKKLYDVEISFAQWMLFGIPLVVVLIPLVWFYLTKIAYPIRIKQLSGGKEVIKNEQQSLGRMGYEEKVVLTIFTLTALAWITRSFFLSTFIPGIDDTVIALIAAFALFIIPAKTQSGSIMDWETAKKLPWGILWLFGGGLAIAAGITSSGLAQWIGGLLVNFTEVPVWLTLLLIISTITALTEFTSNTATATMVYPIVAAAATALNADPILLMVAGCMGATFAFMFPVAAPPNAIAFATGYIKMSSMAKTGIWLNLLCLLFSLLIMTTLAPAIFSGMIP
- a CDS encoding GntR family transcriptional regulator, with the translated sequence MEKKDQSFKYMEVSIHETDIGAKLKGFIDGMEEMAGLRLPQKAYHIMRMAIRELLLPPGSAVLERELAEVLEMSRTPVREALVRLETDGMVKIIPRRGFIVEPIVREDLEEIYEIAESLDGLAAEKATGTVAEPDLEQLELLVREQEQAIEEDDLMKWAKLDDEFHSLIIKLAQHQRLNVVVDIHSDHLYRARLFTIHNRPAPERSILEHKAIIACMRARDGEAARKVMQSHRQRARKEIIGVMSTIDQ
- a CDS encoding endolytic transglycosylase MltG; this translates as MRPNTLRSFASGLLVAATVTGGVYLFTDQPEAKTTTAKPETKTVKEQMTDDEMIQHLTSKGFAIHKGDEDKQEAEKADDQPAKEKIVYKTVLTVSDGMTSIDVGNALEKANIIKDGLDFYKRVEKRKLENNLRPGTFEVESGMTTDEIIDKVFKK
- a CDS encoding XRE family transcriptional regulator, with translation MNTWEDPESLAKHIGTILRDVRGEQNLSLQALADLTGVSKLTLGNIERGEANPSLTIIWKIANGLSIPISSLLMEKQQVKVSRKNEGSKVLSADGSLTLEPMFSTSHYGSLETHRAFLKPHSHYMADAHQTGVKEYVTVMEGRVEVRVGDRIYSLEQYDSIQFPADQPHGYSNLEETEAVLHFVMIYS
- a CDS encoding DMT family transporter, which gives rise to MKELLLGIVSSMFFAVTFILNRSMELSGGSWMWSASLRFLFMLPFFLLIVLARKNMKQVFLELKSNPGAWLLWSFFGFVLFYAPLTYAATYGPGWLVAGTWQFTIVAGILLAPLFFTTGPDGSKQRHRIQKKALIISLLILTGVIFIQQQQAAELTPIQMLMGILPVLIATFAYPLGNRKMMSLCNGRLDTFQRILGMTIASLPFWLILSALAIWKAGFPSGGQVTQSFVVAVCSGVIATTLFFIATNRVRHHQGKLASVEATQSTQVLFVMAGEAIFLSSPLPTGIAAVGILLIIAGIIGHTLNMKKMNALRPVTLQKSSS
- a CDS encoding MarR family winged helix-turn-helix transcriptional regulator, which gives rise to MKEKRLGLMLWFRLSRVYNHSIKENNDHLKKWGLTSAQFDCLTQVGVHGKLTQKELGEKLFVTKGNITQLITKMEKLGYVQREQQWKTKTITLTASGRELYDEVVPQQEQVQATQFHGLDREEQHQLLGLLKKVQKNMESS
- a CDS encoding ring-cleaving dioxygenase, whose protein sequence is MELKGIHHISSLTANAAVNLPFYRDILGMRLVKTTVNQDNPFYYHLFYGDETGSPGSELTFFEIPNLAKNHAGTDSISLVSLLVPSEEILDYWRSRFQEFGVEHDGISNRYGYSVLGFRDREGHRMQLMADSGAERNAWSGSTVPQAYAISGLGPVQLTVKDTGATERFLEEILGFVKKDSGDEGKVRMFTTGSGGRGSEVHLLEQDGPKERQGRGGVHHVAFRVNDEAELDKWIDHLESHGVKTSGLIDRHYFRSTYFHDPSGILFELATDGPGFETDETRDRLGRNLSLPPFLEGRRGEIESKIKRLPEARGGEGK
- a CDS encoding ring-cleaving dioxygenase — translated: MNHLKGIHHVTAITSSAEKNYEFFTYVLGMRLVKKTVNQDDIQTYHLFFADDKGSAGTDMTFFDFPNIPRGVHGTNEITKTSFRVPSDEALDYWVKRFDRLKIDHSGITTRFGKKTLSFTDFDDQQYQLISDEKNEGVPAGTPWQDGPVPLEYAITGLGPIFIRIQDLDYFKKLMEMVLQFKEIGHEGSFHLFEVGEGGNGAQVVVEHNTVLPSAQQGFGTVHHVAFRVEDRAVLDEWTKRMEEFGFRTSGYVNRHFFESLYAPVAPQILFEFATDGPGFMGDEPYETLGEKLSLPPFLEPKREQIEALVRPIDTVRSTRDIQKEYE